A portion of the Eubacterium maltosivorans genome contains these proteins:
- a CDS encoding ABC transporter permease, which produces MLNVFFHEFKRLCLNKTVQALSILSVLFTILLVYVVISNTRYGSYESPAYRSGLDAVAHARTVYAPSYGSVTAEKLESALRTYQDIAEDYPEGEMPDALREKTTAPLSPLLRLLSYTYETRDISVDAAADFYRQREARINASIKEQYPGSPAVQNAAKNINQRVETPFYYAYGYGDSDGPEFLVFLLFVLVFFGTVIAAPVFSEDYHSQADDIQRCCRYGPQLGTARLMAVYVLVLLLVTVCTGIYLLSLNTVFGWEGLKASLQTRYFTTAITPMTIGGVMGATVLSGILTLLATVSCAMLVSSRCKVPVAAVSASVVIALLPVFFSFLHIEESVLSSLLPSAGVVSSSGFYQMLTEKSLEFFNAGDLVLWRPCACLLFAAVEIPLFGGLAVWSYKRQKLY; this is translated from the coding sequence ATGCTAAACGTCTTTTTTCATGAATTTAAGCGGCTGTGCCTGAACAAGACCGTTCAGGCGCTGTCGATCCTGTCGGTCCTGTTTACCATTTTACTGGTGTATGTGGTCATATCGAACACCCGTTATGGCTCATACGAAAGCCCGGCGTACAGAAGCGGCCTGGACGCCGTTGCCCACGCGAGAACAGTCTACGCGCCGTCATACGGCTCTGTCACAGCTGAAAAGCTGGAGTCAGCCCTCAGGACCTATCAGGATATCGCAGAAGATTACCCGGAAGGCGAAATGCCAGACGCGCTCCGGGAGAAAACGACAGCGCCTTTGTCGCCGCTGCTGCGCCTGCTGTCGTATACTTATGAAACCCGCGACATTTCTGTTGATGCTGCCGCTGACTTTTACAGACAGCGTGAAGCGCGCATCAACGCATCCATTAAAGAGCAGTATCCTGGTTCGCCAGCGGTTCAGAATGCCGCCAAAAACATTAACCAGAGGGTCGAAACGCCTTTTTACTACGCCTATGGTTACGGCGACAGCGACGGGCCAGAATTTCTGGTGTTTCTCCTGTTTGTGCTGGTGTTTTTCGGTACGGTTATTGCTGCGCCGGTCTTTTCTGAGGATTATCACAGCCAGGCCGATGATATCCAGCGCTGCTGCCGGTATGGGCCGCAGCTTGGAACAGCGCGGCTGATGGCCGTATATGTCCTGGTTCTTTTGCTGGTGACAGTCTGTACCGGGATTTATCTGCTATCCCTCAACACCGTATTTGGATGGGAGGGGCTGAAAGCATCCCTACAGACCCGTTACTTCACAACTGCGATCACACCAATGACCATCGGCGGCGTTATGGGCGCCACAGTGCTTTCAGGCATTCTCACCCTGCTGGCCACAGTATCCTGCGCCATGCTTGTATCCTCACGCTGCAAAGTGCCGGTGGCAGCTGTGTCGGCCAGTGTGGTGATCGCCCTGCTGCCTGTTTTCTTCTCCTTTCTCCATATTGAGGAAAGCGTGCTGTCTTCTCTGCTGCCCTCTGCCGGCGTCGTCTCGAGCAGTGGCTTTTATCAGATGCTGACAGAGAAAAGCCTGGAATTTTTTAACGCTGGCGACCTTGTCCTGTGGCGGCCCTGCGCCTGCCTTCTGTTCGCCGCGGTGGAGATCCCGCTGTTTGGCGGGCTGGCTGTATGGTCCTACAAAAGACAGAAACTTTACTAA
- a CDS encoding ABC transporter ATP-binding protein, translated as MELKINRLTKQYKDKLAVDSVSLKLTPGIWGLLGANGAGKTTMMRMVAGILKPTSGGVFYDGIDIADLGESYRDIFGYLPQTFGFYPEFTVRSYLEYMSALKGIGRKDASSKIESLLQMLALSDVKNKKIRRLSGGMQRRVGIAQALLNDPEILILDEPTSGLDPGERVRFRNILAEFAKDRIVLISTHIVSDVENIATRNAVMKDGRIIAAGSTDELVAAMKGRVWHTEVPERDLLKCERLVRVANIRSEPGGRAALRYLADTAVLPGSAPETPRLEDLYLWLFPEGTEEVQ; from the coding sequence ATGGAACTTAAAATCAACCGATTGACCAAGCAATATAAAGATAAGCTGGCCGTGGACAGTGTCAGCCTGAAATTAACGCCGGGAATCTGGGGGCTTCTCGGCGCCAACGGCGCGGGGAAAACCACCATGATGCGCATGGTGGCAGGCATTTTAAAGCCAACCTCCGGCGGGGTGTTCTACGATGGGATAGACATTGCCGATCTGGGCGAAAGTTATCGGGACATCTTTGGCTATCTGCCCCAGACCTTTGGCTTTTACCCTGAATTTACAGTGAGAAGCTATTTGGAATATATGAGCGCCCTCAAGGGTATTGGCAGAAAAGACGCGTCTTCAAAAATCGAGAGCCTGCTCCAGATGCTCGCACTGAGTGATGTGAAAAACAAAAAAATCCGCAGGCTGTCCGGCGGTATGCAGCGACGGGTGGGCATTGCCCAGGCCCTGCTCAACGATCCGGAAATCCTGATTCTGGACGAGCCCACCAGCGGCCTGGACCCGGGCGAGCGGGTGCGTTTCCGCAATATTCTGGCCGAGTTTGCAAAAGACCGGATTGTGCTCATTTCCACCCATATCGTGTCCGACGTAGAAAATATCGCCACGCGTAACGCAGTCATGAAGGACGGGCGGATCATCGCAGCGGGCAGCACGGATGAGCTGGTGGCAGCCATGAAAGGACGTGTATGGCATACCGAGGTGCCTGAAAGGGACCTGTTAAAATGTGAGCGCCTTGTCCGTGTCGCTAATATCCGGAGCGAGCCCGGAGGACGGGCCGCACTCCGCTATCTGGCCGATACCGCCGTACTGCCGGGCTCAGCCCCGGAAACACCCCGGCTCGAAGATTTATACCTCTGGCTTTTCCCAGAGGGCACAGAGGAGGTGCAGTGA
- a CDS encoding helix-turn-helix domain-containing protein, with protein MMDKKHTVDKQVFGQRLKYLMTNFNETTYSMSRKFNLSPPSISRYTRGEMAPKITTIREMAAYFDVSPLWLMGRPVSMYEREVLDDTRPFGPEVTLSVFGSIKYQLPVFSNEKTVHTLTLPSDQLAKWGPVFALEITDASMEPTLMKNDHVVVKLNTFLKSGDLTALHVGESDLKIRKVSFRKNQVILQPHNPAFEVEVYDLNKDNVQIIGSVVYQKRIYERFFECY; from the coding sequence ATGATGGATAAAAAACATACCGTAGATAAGCAGGTCTTCGGCCAGCGCCTTAAATACCTGATGACCAATTTTAATGAAACCACCTATTCGATGTCCCGAAAATTCAATCTTTCTCCCCCGAGTATTTCACGCTATACCCGAGGCGAGATGGCCCCGAAGATTACGACCATCCGGGAGATGGCGGCCTACTTTGACGTCAGCCCCCTGTGGCTTATGGGGCGTCCTGTCTCGATGTACGAGAGAGAGGTGCTTGACGACACCCGGCCTTTTGGGCCGGAGGTGACACTCTCGGTTTTCGGGAGCATAAAATACCAGCTGCCTGTCTTTTCCAACGAGAAGACCGTCCATACCCTTACCCTGCCCAGCGACCAGCTGGCAAAATGGGGCCCGGTCTTTGCTCTGGAGATTACAGACGCCAGCATGGAGCCCACACTCATGAAAAATGACCATGTGGTGGTAAAGCTCAACACCTTTTTAAAATCCGGCGATCTGACTGCGCTGCACGTGGGTGAGTCGGATCTCAAAATAAGGAAGGTCTCTTTCCGGAAAAATCAGGTGATTCTCCAGCCGCACAACCCAGCTTTTGAGGTGGAGGTTTATGACCTTAATAAGGATAATGTCCAGATCATCGGTTCCGTTGTCTATCAGAAACGCATCTATGAGCGCTTCTTTGAATGTTATTAA
- a CDS encoding carbon-nitrogen hydrolase family protein, translating to MKTKLACCQMPLTADKETNLNTAEKMIRTAAENGAGMVLLPEMYICPYAGSDFLTAAEPADGPANTRMSALAGELGITLFAGSIPEMEDGHIYNSCFVFGPDGSLLGRHRKVHLFDVDVKDGISFKESNVLTAGDSITVVETPFGPVGVAVCFDIRFPEQFRIMAEHGAKLAVLPAAFNMTTGPMHWELALRSRAVDNQCYIAACSSARDENAKYAAWGHSCVIDPWGNNIAGLDEKPGAISVEIDTRVVDAAREQLPILSARRKDLYRLEEIK from the coding sequence ATGAAAACAAAGCTCGCCTGCTGCCAGATGCCGCTGACAGCAGATAAGGAAACAAATCTGAACACTGCTGAAAAAATGATCCGCACCGCCGCAGAAAACGGGGCCGGGATGGTGCTGCTGCCCGAAATGTATATATGCCCCTACGCCGGGAGTGATTTTCTGACTGCGGCCGAGCCTGCGGACGGGCCTGCCAATACCCGCATGTCTGCCCTGGCCGGAGAGCTCGGCATCACGCTGTTCGCCGGTTCTATCCCCGAGATGGAGGACGGTCATATCTATAACTCCTGTTTCGTTTTTGGACCGGATGGCAGTTTGCTTGGACGGCACCGGAAGGTGCATCTTTTTGATGTTGATGTCAAAGATGGTATATCCTTTAAGGAGTCGAATGTTTTAACTGCTGGTGATAGCATCACTGTTGTGGAAACGCCCTTTGGACCTGTGGGCGTGGCCGTCTGCTTCGATATCCGTTTTCCCGAGCAGTTCCGCATTATGGCAGAACACGGGGCGAAGCTGGCAGTGCTGCCCGCCGCCTTTAACATGACCACCGGGCCCATGCACTGGGAACTGGCGCTGCGCTCCCGGGCTGTGGATAATCAGTGCTACATCGCGGCCTGCTCCTCCGCCCGGGATGAAAACGCCAAATACGCAGCCTGGGGACATTCCTGCGTGATTGACCCCTGGGGCAATAATATCGCCGGGCTTGATGAAAAGCCCGGCGCCATCTCGGTCGAAATCGACACCCGTGTCGTTGACGCGGCGCGGGAACAGCTGCCCATTCTGTCAGCCAGAAGAAAGGATCTTTACAGGCTGGAGGAAATAAAATGA
- a CDS encoding FGGY-family carbohydrate kinase, with amino-acid sequence MEKELVLTIDCGTQGIRAIVFDKTGRALAKTEKRFEGYYSKKPHYVEAPPAMFWEDLARVTLEMKNHYPEYVEALSGMNIAVQRDIATIVDEKGEGLRDFISWMDRRTLEKPLTIPQPYRFAFWIAGKKAFTESFNTGTHAHWIKVHEPELWNAADKYIFLSTYLINKLTGQMVDATSNIAGHFPFDFKHKKWCGPYEIKRQIIQIEREKLCDLVDSCQVIGVITPEAAEKTGLPEGLPLVGSGTDKGCETIGVGCVNEGCASVSLGTQATVETTSKRYYELVPFYPPFPGVDPEAYNPEITVYHGFWMVNWFIEMFAAKEREDCEKRGEDLFDFLNGKLPTVPAGAGGLVLQPYWGQESFKPEAKGSIIGFSERHTKYHIYRSIIEGLAFALLEGLETIEKKSGVRVNTIGLSGGGSRSDNIAQIMANVFGREVYRVQTYETTGLGGAMATYVGLGVYPDLETAGAEMVRKSHRFMPDPEESRHYAVLYREVYKKAYKRYKPLYKRLGKIESVQ; translated from the coding sequence TTGGAGAAGGAATTAGTTTTAACCATTGATTGTGGCACCCAGGGCATTCGGGCCATTGTGTTTGACAAAACGGGCCGGGCGCTGGCAAAAACCGAGAAAAGGTTTGAGGGCTACTACTCAAAGAAGCCGCATTATGTGGAAGCACCGCCCGCTATGTTCTGGGAGGATCTGGCCAGGGTTACTCTGGAGATGAAAAACCATTATCCTGAGTATGTCGAGGCGCTTTCGGGTATGAATATCGCGGTGCAGCGCGATATCGCCACCATTGTGGACGAAAAAGGCGAGGGCCTGCGGGACTTCATCAGCTGGATGGACCGGCGGACGCTGGAGAAACCACTTACGATACCGCAGCCTTACCGTTTTGCTTTCTGGATAGCGGGCAAAAAAGCCTTTACCGAGAGCTTTAATACCGGCACACACGCGCACTGGATCAAGGTGCATGAGCCGGAGCTTTGGAACGCTGCGGATAAATACATTTTTCTTTCGACTTACCTGATCAATAAACTGACCGGCCAAATGGTGGACGCGACCTCCAATATTGCGGGCCACTTTCCCTTTGACTTCAAGCATAAGAAATGGTGCGGTCCTTACGAAATCAAGCGCCAGATCATTCAGATCGAGCGTGAAAAGCTTTGTGACCTGGTGGATTCCTGCCAGGTCATCGGTGTCATTACCCCTGAGGCCGCCGAAAAGACAGGTCTGCCCGAGGGACTGCCTCTCGTTGGCTCTGGAACCGATAAGGGCTGTGAGACCATTGGGGTCGGCTGCGTGAACGAGGGCTGCGCCAGTGTATCCCTTGGCACCCAGGCCACGGTGGAGACAACCTCCAAGCGCTATTATGAGCTGGTGCCCTTCTATCCGCCCTTCCCCGGGGTGGACCCAGAGGCTTATAACCCTGAGATCACAGTTTATCACGGATTCTGGATGGTCAACTGGTTTATCGAAATGTTTGCCGCAAAGGAGCGGGAGGACTGTGAGAAACGGGGTGAGGACCTGTTCGATTTTCTGAACGGGAAACTGCCCACCGTACCCGCGGGGGCTGGCGGCCTGGTGCTGCAGCCTTACTGGGGACAGGAATCCTTTAAGCCGGAGGCCAAGGGATCCATTATCGGCTTCAGCGAGCGCCACACCAAATACCATATTTACAGAAGCATTATCGAGGGGCTGGCCTTCGCGCTTCTGGAGGGCCTTGAAACCATCGAGAAAAAATCTGGCGTGCGGGTGAATACCATCGGCCTGTCCGGCGGCGGCTCCCGCAGTGACAACATCGCCCAGATTATGGCCAACGTCTTTGGCCGGGAGGTTTACCGGGTTCAGACCTATGAGACCACCGGGCTCGGCGGCGCCATGGCTACCTACGTGGGGCTCGGCGTTTATCCGGATCTGGAGACAGCCGGGGCGGAGATGGTGCGAAAATCGCACCGTTTCATGCCTGATCCCGAAGAAAGCCGGCACTACGCAGTTCTTTACCGCGAGGTGTATAAAAAGGCGTATAAGCGCTATAAACCGCTGTATAAACGATTGGGAAAAATAGAGAGCGTACAATAA
- a CDS encoding 2-hydroxyacyl-CoA dehydratase has protein sequence MNKTYKMGLDVGSTTIKVVVMDENDNIIYKEYRRHLSNIKLTMAELLKETFEAVGDITTKVCVTGSGGLMISKWLDIPFIQEVVAGTVAVEQLIPETNCAIELGGEDAKITFFEGNIEQRMNGTCAGGTGAFIDQMATLLKTDATGLNELAKTHQTIYPIASRCGVFSKTDIQPLLNEGAAKEDIAASIFQAVVNQTISGLACGHPIRGNVAFLGGPLYFLSELRQRFIETLKLSPEQVIFPEGSNLFVAVGSAYSSDKYGTLPLSELVRRVQNTDGAGDSEVGRLDPLFKSQEELDRFLSRHQKDRVERGSLEAYTGACFLGIDVGSTTTKAVLVGREGELLYHYYGSNEGSPLGQAIKIVEDVYNKLPDGAVIGKSAVTGYGEGLIKTALKVDIGEIETIAHYKGAKYFMPRVDFILDIGGQDMKCMKIRNGTIDSIILNEACSSGCGSFLETFAKSLNLSMDAFVSQALLAEKPVDLGTRCTVFMNSKVKQAQKEGAEVGEISAGLSYSVIKNALQKVIKVHNPKDLGENIIVQGGTFNNNAVLRAFEIITDKDVVRPDIAGLMGAFGAALIARENYTEGDRSTLLDLDKLYSFEVEVSHRRCGGCSNNCLLTINRFNDGSRHITGNRCEIGAGEGRKNKDLPNLYQYKYKRVFDYQPLPTNQASRGVIGIPRVLNQYENYPFWFIFLTSLGYRVELSEESNRKVYEKGMASIPSESVCYPAKLVHGHIQDLIDRGIKTIFYPCIPYEEREFEKVDNWYNCPIVMSYPETIKHNMESLKENGVTFLNPFIALDDHRRLEERLTEIFGGLGIPKEEISVALKLALGEKDRFRDDMRAKGEETMEWLKKNGKKGIVLAGRPYHIDPEINHGLDNIITGLGMAVLTEDSIAHLAAELDEENFRVLDQWKYHSRLYKAAEVVAQYDFLELVQLTSFGCGLDAVTSEQTQEILESKGNIYTLIKIDEVNNLGAVRIRMRSLKAAMEEREKNHVKLPCEELPEKVVFTKEMRKRHTLLAPQMSPIHFEFIADAMAESGYNVEVLPSVDEKAVDEGLTYVNNDACYPTIITTGQIMAALKSGKYDLDNVSVLMTQTGGPCRASNYVGFIRKALKEAGMEQVPVISLNLVGLEDNPGFKITPGLANRAMIGMVYGDLFQRVLYATKPYEQVPGSAMALYNKWKERVKIDIRKPKWSVFKRNVTQIVEDFDRLPRIEKKIPKVAIVGEILVKYHPTANNNLIEVLENEGAEVVVPDLIDFFLYCCYNSIYKYDELSGSKSGKTAGIAGIKVLEMYRKNMKKALDKSRHFHAPSTIYKKAEKARELIALGNQGGEGWFLTAEMMELIESGVENIVCVQPFACLPNHVMGKGMIKPIRKRYPKANIAPIDYDPGASEVNQINRIKLMMETANKNLGI, from the coding sequence ATGAACAAAACTTACAAGATGGGCCTTGACGTAGGCTCAACCACCATTAAAGTGGTGGTGATGGACGAGAACGACAATATTATTTACAAAGAATACCGAAGACATCTGTCCAATATCAAGCTGACCATGGCGGAGCTTTTAAAGGAAACCTTTGAGGCGGTGGGCGACATCACCACCAAGGTCTGCGTGACCGGCTCCGGCGGGCTGATGATTTCCAAATGGCTGGATATCCCTTTTATCCAGGAAGTGGTAGCCGGGACAGTGGCGGTTGAGCAGTTGATTCCTGAGACAAACTGCGCCATTGAGCTGGGCGGTGAGGACGCTAAGATCACCTTCTTCGAGGGCAATATTGAGCAGCGGATGAATGGTACCTGCGCTGGCGGCACCGGGGCCTTTATTGACCAGATGGCCACCCTGCTGAAAACCGACGCCACCGGGCTCAATGAGCTTGCGAAAACCCACCAGACCATTTATCCCATCGCTTCGCGCTGCGGGGTATTTTCCAAAACCGATATACAGCCCCTGCTCAACGAGGGGGCTGCCAAAGAGGATATCGCCGCCTCCATTTTCCAGGCAGTGGTCAACCAGACCATCAGTGGTCTGGCCTGCGGGCATCCTATCCGCGGCAATGTCGCCTTTTTGGGCGGGCCGCTGTACTTCCTGTCTGAGCTCAGGCAGCGCTTTATCGAAACGCTGAAGTTGTCGCCTGAGCAGGTAATCTTCCCGGAAGGCTCTAACCTGTTTGTGGCCGTGGGCTCTGCCTACTCCTCCGATAAATACGGCACGCTGCCGCTCTCCGAGCTGGTCAGACGCGTACAGAACACCGACGGCGCTGGTGACAGCGAGGTAGGACGTCTGGACCCGCTTTTTAAAAGCCAGGAGGAGCTGGACCGTTTTCTCTCACGCCATCAAAAGGACCGTGTGGAGCGGGGAAGCCTTGAGGCCTACACTGGCGCGTGCTTCCTGGGTATCGACGTTGGCTCCACGACCACCAAGGCAGTACTCGTCGGCCGTGAGGGCGAGCTTCTGTACCATTACTATGGCAGCAATGAGGGCAGCCCTCTGGGCCAGGCCATCAAGATTGTGGAGGATGTTTACAACAAACTGCCCGACGGCGCGGTTATCGGCAAATCCGCGGTCACCGGCTACGGCGAGGGCCTGATCAAGACAGCGCTCAAGGTCGATATCGGCGAGATCGAGACCATAGCCCACTATAAAGGCGCTAAATACTTTATGCCCAGGGTCGATTTTATTCTGGACATCGGCGGCCAGGACATGAAGTGCATGAAGATAAGGAACGGCACCATTGACAGCATTATTCTCAACGAGGCCTGTTCCTCGGGCTGCGGCTCTTTCCTCGAAACCTTTGCCAAATCTCTGAACCTGAGCATGGACGCCTTTGTGTCCCAGGCTCTGCTGGCCGAAAAGCCCGTAGACCTCGGCACCCGCTGTACGGTCTTCATGAATTCCAAGGTAAAGCAGGCCCAGAAGGAAGGGGCCGAGGTCGGGGAGATTTCCGCCGGCCTGTCCTATTCGGTCATTAAAAACGCCCTGCAGAAGGTTATCAAGGTGCATAACCCCAAGGATCTGGGCGAAAATATCATTGTCCAGGGCGGCACCTTCAACAATAACGCGGTGCTGCGCGCCTTTGAGATAATTACCGATAAGGACGTAGTGCGGCCAGACATCGCCGGGCTGATGGGCGCCTTTGGCGCCGCGCTGATCGCCCGTGAAAACTATACCGAGGGCGACAGGAGCACCCTTCTCGATCTGGATAAGCTCTACAGCTTTGAGGTTGAGGTCAGCCACCGCCGCTGCGGCGGGTGCAGCAACAACTGCCTGCTCACCATCAACCGTTTTAATGACGGCAGCCGGCACATTACTGGTAACCGCTGTGAGATTGGGGCCGGCGAGGGAAGAAAAAACAAGGACCTGCCAAACCTGTACCAGTATAAATACAAGCGTGTTTTCGATTATCAGCCCCTGCCCACCAACCAGGCGTCCCGCGGTGTGATCGGCATTCCGCGCGTGCTCAACCAGTATGAGAACTATCCCTTCTGGTTCATCTTCCTGACCAGCCTTGGCTACCGGGTCGAGCTGTCTGAGGAATCCAACCGCAAGGTTTATGAAAAGGGCATGGCCAGCATCCCCTCCGAATCAGTCTGTTATCCGGCTAAGCTGGTGCACGGTCATATCCAGGACCTGATCGACCGGGGAATCAAGACGATTTTCTATCCCTGCATTCCTTATGAGGAACGGGAATTTGAAAAAGTGGACAACTGGTACAACTGCCCCATTGTCATGTCCTACCCCGAAACCATCAAGCACAATATGGAATCCCTGAAAGAAAACGGCGTGACCTTCCTGAATCCCTTCATCGCCCTGGATGACCACAGGCGGCTGGAGGAACGGCTCACCGAAATTTTTGGCGGGCTGGGTATCCCGAAGGAAGAGATCAGCGTTGCCCTGAAGCTGGCACTGGGCGAAAAGGACCGCTTCCGGGACGATATGCGCGCAAAGGGCGAGGAGACCATGGAGTGGCTGAAAAAAAACGGCAAAAAAGGCATTGTGCTGGCCGGCAGGCCCTACCATATCGACCCTGAGATCAACCACGGGCTCGACAACATCATTACCGGCCTGGGCATGGCCGTACTCACCGAGGATTCCATCGCCCATCTGGCCGCTGAGCTCGATGAGGAAAACTTCCGCGTACTGGACCAGTGGAAATACCACAGCCGCCTTTACAAGGCTGCGGAGGTTGTCGCTCAGTATGATTTTCTGGAGCTGGTACAGCTGACCTCCTTTGGCTGCGGCCTGGACGCGGTCACCTCCGAGCAGACTCAGGAAATCCTGGAAAGTAAGGGCAATATCTATACCCTCATCAAGATTGACGAGGTCAACAATCTGGGCGCTGTCCGCATCCGTATGCGCTCGCTGAAGGCAGCCATGGAAGAACGTGAAAAAAACCACGTCAAGCTCCCGTGTGAAGAGCTTCCTGAAAAAGTGGTGTTCACTAAGGAAATGCGCAAGCGTCATACGCTGCTGGCACCTCAGATGTCGCCCATCCACTTCGAGTTTATCGCGGACGCCATGGCCGAAAGCGGCTACAACGTCGAGGTGCTGCCAAGCGTGGACGAAAAGGCAGTGGATGAAGGACTGACCTATGTCAACAACGACGCCTGCTATCCGACCATCATCACCACCGGGCAGATCATGGCAGCACTGAAATCCGGCAAATATGATCTGGATAATGTGTCTGTGCTCATGACCCAGACCGGCGGCCCCTGCCGCGCGTCCAACTATGTGGGCTTTATCCGCAAGGCGCTGAAGGAAGCGGGCATGGAGCAGGTGCCGGTAATCTCACTGAATCTGGTGGGCCTGGAGGACAATCCGGGCTTTAAGATCACGCCTGGGCTGGCCAACCGCGCCATGATCGGCATGGTCTACGGCGACCTGTTTCAGCGTGTGCTTTACGCCACCAAGCCCTACGAGCAGGTGCCCGGCTCCGCCATGGCCCTTTATAACAAGTGGAAAGAGCGGGTTAAGATTGACATCCGCAAGCCGAAATGGTCAGTCTTTAAACGCAATGTGACTCAGATTGTCGAGGACTTTGACCGTCTGCCCAGAATTGAGAAGAAAATCCCGAAGGTCGCCATTGTAGGGGAGATTCTGGTCAAGTACCACCCGACCGCCAACAACAACCTCATTGAGGTGCTGGAAAACGAGGGCGCTGAGGTGGTGGTGCCAGATCTCATCGACTTTTTCCTTTACTGCTGCTATAACTCGATTTACAAATACGACGAGCTGTCAGGCAGCAAATCAGGAAAAACCGCCGGTATCGCCGGGATCAAGGTGCTGGAAATGTACCGCAAAAACATGAAAAAGGCACTGGATAAGAGCCGCCATTTTCACGCGCCGTCAACCATCTACAAAAAGGCGGAAAAGGCCAGGGAGCTCATCGCGCTGGGAAACCAGGGCGGGGAGGGCTGGTTTTTGACTGCTGAAATGATGGAGCTTATCGAGTCCGGCGTCGAAAACATCGTCTGTGTCCAGCCCTTTGCCTGCCTGCCGAACCACGTCATGGGCAAGGGGATGATCAAGCCTATCCGCAAGCGCTATCCGAAGGCCAATATCGCTCCCATCGATTACGACCCCGGCGCTTCCGAGGTCAACCAGATCAACCGGATCAAGCTGATGATGGAAACCGCCAATAAAAATCTCGGAATCTGA
- a CDS encoding secondary thiamine-phosphate synthase enzyme YjbQ codes for MKSYRKELHFNLPTRRGLVNITPDVEAALADSGIREGLVLVNAMNITASVFINDDESGLHHDYEVWLEKLAPEKPYSQYHHNGFEDNADAHLKRTVMGREVVVAITDGRLDFGTWEQIFYFEFDGKRDKHALIKIIGE; via the coding sequence ATGAAATCTTATCGAAAAGAACTGCATTTTAACTTGCCGACCCGCAGAGGCCTTGTCAATATCACGCCGGATGTGGAGGCAGCGCTGGCTGACAGCGGTATCCGGGAAGGACTGGTGCTGGTCAACGCCATGAATATCACTGCCAGCGTGTTCATCAACGACGATGAGAGCGGCCTGCACCATGACTATGAGGTGTGGCTCGAAAAGCTGGCGCCCGAAAAACCTTACAGCCAGTACCACCACAACGGTTTTGAGGATAACGCCGACGCCCATCTCAAGCGGACCGTTATGGGCCGTGAAGTGGTGGTGGCCATCACAGACGGCCGCCTGGATTTCGGCACCTGGGAACAGATCTTTTATTTTGAGTTTGACGGTAAGCGCGATAAACACGCGCTCATTAAAATCATCGGTGAATAA
- a CDS encoding DUF3658 domain-containing protein has product MIELIFGNSAAGSLSCAKSMKHGQEIKDTYLLLRDDSWSTTTHWPGLSLGGSPGDVAPLWQSLDIGELDNNDTESGVRLSVLKILYGETPGVAEEIAGLNRKTLDRLEKARETLEPVRIWLSENDPAEVCGLLFICHFFREGSVPLSAVFVSRQTVFDGKARQYLSTGNIFPEDFGSLAQLEEPLAPVQVKACAALWEQLVKENAPLRAVVNGRVMSVRENFYDAVLRANIPDGDFMPAVPIGRTLIRVPGVSAQWLLMRLQAMADDGELVAVAPSEDENPYGGIMRRKD; this is encoded by the coding sequence ATGATTGAGCTTATTTTCGGGAACAGCGCTGCTGGAAGTCTGAGCTGCGCAAAATCCATGAAACATGGGCAGGAGATAAAGGATACCTATTTGCTGCTGCGCGATGATAGCTGGTCCACAACTACTCACTGGCCCGGACTCTCGCTGGGCGGCAGCCCCGGGGATGTGGCGCCCCTGTGGCAGTCGCTGGATATCGGAGAGCTTGATAACAACGATACAGAGAGCGGCGTCCGGCTTTCTGTGCTGAAAATCCTGTACGGCGAAACGCCCGGCGTGGCTGAGGAAATTGCGGGGCTGAACCGCAAAACCCTTGACCGTCTGGAAAAAGCCAGGGAAACCCTTGAGCCCGTCCGAATCTGGCTGTCCGAGAACGATCCGGCCGAGGTCTGCGGCCTTCTCTTTATCTGCCATTTTTTCAGAGAAGGTTCAGTTCCCTTATCCGCAGTCTTTGTCTCCCGGCAGACTGTATTTGACGGCAAAGCGCGCCAATACCTGAGCACAGGCAATATTTTTCCCGAGGACTTCGGCAGCCTCGCCCAGCTTGAGGAACCCCTCGCCCCTGTCCAGGTAAAAGCCTGCGCAGCGCTGTGGGAACAGCTCGTCAAAGAAAACGCCCCTCTGCGGGCTGTGGTAAATGGCCGCGTTATGAGCGTGCGCGAAAACTTCTATGACGCTGTTCTCCGGGCGAATATACCGGACGGTGACTTTATGCCCGCTGTTCCCATCGGCAGAACCCTGATCCGCGTCCCGGGGGTGAGCGCGCAGTGGCTGTTGATGCGTCTGCAGGCCATGGCTGATGACGGAGAGCTTGTGGCAGTTGCTCCGTCAGAGGACGAGAACCCTTATGGCGGCATTATGCGGCGAAAAGACTGA